GCGGATGGGCGGACCTTTACGGAGCCTACGCCAGACCTCTTCAACTTCAACAGCCCTGCGGGTGCCTGCACCGTTTGCGGAGGCTTTGGGTCGATCCTCGGCATTGACCCTGAGCGGGTGATCCCCGACGACAGCCTCTCGCTCTACGAGGGGTGCGTGGATTGCTGGCGCGGGGCTAAATCTTCCGAGTGGGCGAAAGCTTTCATGCACGAGGCGAAGCGCTTTGACTTCCCCATCCACACACCCTATGCTGAGCTAACGCAAGAGCAGCGTGACCTGCTTTGGCACGGACACGAAGGCGGAGGCTGGGGCAAAGGGACGCTCTACGGCATCGACGACTACTTCGCCATGCTCCAGAAGGACGTTTACAAGATCCAGAACCGTGTGCGACTGGCGCACTATCGGGGCAAAAGCGAGTGCTACGCTTGCCACGGCGGTAGACTCAAGGAGGATGCCCTGCTCTTTACCTATATGGGTAAGAACTTTCACCAGATCGGGCAAATGTCGATCCGTGAGGCATTGACCTTCTTTGCCCAAGAACTAGAGAATCCCGAGGAGGCTAAAATTGCGGAGCGTCCACTCAAGGAGATCCGCAACCGACTCCGCACACTAGACGGCGTGGGGCTCGGTTACCTGACCCTAGACAGACGCTCTAACACGCTCTCGGGCGGTGAGAGCCAGCGCATCAATCTAGCGACACGTCTAGGCAACAGCCTCGTCGGCTCGATGTACATACTAGATGAGCCGAGCATCGGACTGCACGACCGGGACACCGATCGGCTGATCGCCGTCATCAAGGAGCTACGTGACCAGGGCAACACGGTCATCGTCGTGGAGCATGACGAGCTGACGATACGTGCGGCCGACTACCTGATCGACATGGGGCTTGATGCGGGTCGTCTTGGTGGCGAGGTCATCTACCACGGCAAGCCGAGCGACATAACGTCCAAGACGCCAGGCTACACGGCGGCTTATCTGACGGGGCGCGAGGAGATACCCGTGCCAAAGCATCGTCGCCCGGTGCAGCGCAAGCTGACGATGCACCGGGTGCATAAGAACAATCTGAAGGGCTTCGACGTGGACATCCCGCTCTTTAACATGACGGTGGTCACGGGCGTGAGCGGTTCGGGCAAGAGTACCCTCATCTCCGACCTCCTTGTGGAGGAGCTGCAACGCATCATCAATGCGCGTCCTCGCGAGACGCAGAGCCGTATGCTGACGGGCGACGTTGACCTTGTGGAGCAGGTCCTTTACGTGGATCAAAACAGCGTGGGGCGTAGCACACGCTCCAATCCGGTCACCTATATAGATGCCTTTACGCCGATCCGCGAACTGTACGCTGACCAACCTTTGGCCAAGCAGATGGGCTACAAACCTTACTTCTTCTCCTTTAATAAGGAGGGCGGTCGCTGCGAAGTGTGCAAGGGCGATGGCGTCGTCGAGGTGCCGATGCAGTTTATGACGGACATCACGCTGGTCTGCGATGCGTGCGAGGGGAAACGCTTTCAGAAGAATATCCTCGAGGTAACTTACCACGGGGTCAACATTTACGACCTGCTGGAGATGACGGTGGACCAAGCAATTGAGTTCTTTACGAAGTATCCAGCCGACCAGACCACTTCGATCATTCGTCTCCTCGAGGGGTTGCAGCGTGTTGGCCTAGGCTACCTACAGCTAGGGCAAAACAGCTCGACGCTCTCGGGCGGTGAGAACCAGCGCCTCAAGCTCGCCTACTACCTCGGTCGTGACCACGAGCCGCACACGCTCTTTGTCTTCGACGAGCCGACCACGGGGCTACACTTTCACGATATATCTACGCTCCTTGCCGCTTTCCGAGACTTGATCGACCAGGGGCACTCGGTGCTGATCATCGAACACAACATGGAGGTGATCAAAAGCGCCGACTACATCATCGACCTAGGGCCCGACGGGGGCGACAAGGGAGGACAGCTCGTGGTGGCTGGCACCCCCGAAGAGGTCGCCGCCTGCCCCGACTCGATCACGGGTCACTACCTCAAGGAGAAGCTCAAACCCCGCAAAGCGTAAGTGCGTATGGACAGCAAAAAGCTCTACTACTCCCATCGAGAGGTAGCCGACATGCTTGAGGAGGCGCAGTCGACGGTGCGCTACTGGGTCAACACCTTTGCCGTGCAGGTACGTCGCAGTAGCACGGGACGGCTCAAGTACTCGCAGGATAATCTGCGCGAATTGCAAGTAATCCGTCACCTACTGCGAGAGTCCAACTTGACGATCGACGGTGCCAAGGCGACTCTCCGACACACCCCCCAAGAGGCGGAGCAACGTGCCGAGGCGATCGCCCAGCTCAAAGCGGTGCGCGACGAACTTGTCGAGTTACGCCAACTCATCGAGCAGATCGAGCGCTACACCTCCGCCAGCGAAGTGCGTGACCGCCTCCGCCAAGAGGGCCTACTCTAGTTCCTTTTCTAGCTTTCCTCCCCTACTTTAGGGGGTTGCCGAATTGAGGCGTATGCTTTTTTTTGGTACTTTTGGGGCTATAACGACCTAATAGACTATTTATCCCGTGGCTAAGAAAGAGATCGCCGAGACCCCGATGATGCGGCAGTACTTGCAGTTCAAGAAGAAGCATCCCGATGCTATCTTGCTCTTTCGTGTGGGCGACTTCTACGAGACCTTTTCCGACGATGCCATCGAGGCGTCTAAGATCCTCGGCATCACGCTCACCAAGCGTGCCAACGGAGCGGCGCAGCATGTCGAGCTGGCGGGCTTTCCCCACCATGCGCTCGACACTTACCTGCCTAAGCTGGTGCGGGCGGGCAAGCGGGTGGCTATCTGCGATCAGCTCGAAGATCCGAAGCTGACCAATAAGTTGGTCAAGCGGGGCATCACCGAGATCGTCACCCCGGGCGTGGTCACCACGGACAATGTCCTCCAGAGCAAGCAAAACAACTTCCTCGCAGCCGTTTACCCTGAAGCTAAAGGGGAGAACCGCTACGGCTTGGCACTGCTCGACCTCTCAACGGGAGAGTTTTACGCCACCGAATGCACCGATCAGGTACTCGCCAAGCTCATCTCCGGCTACAACCCCAAGGAGATCCTCATCGAGCGCAAGCATCGTGACCATCTGCAGCGACTCCTCCAGCCCGAGGGGCATCTCTCGGACTACGACGACTGGATCTTCTCCGAGAGCAACAACCGTGAGCGTCTCCTGCAGCACTTCGGCACGCTCTCGCTCAAGGGCTTCGGCATCGACACCCTCCCGCTAGCGATCACCGCGGCGGGTGCCGTGCTTCACTACCTCGACATGACGAAGCACACCGAGATCGGTCACATCACCCGCATCGTGCGGATTGACGAGCAGCGCCATGTGCGCATCGACGGCTTTACGGCGCACAGCCTGGAGCTCACCACCCCGATGAATGCGGGTGGCACCACGCTCCGCCAGATCCTCGATCAAACAGTCACCCCGATGGGTGCTCGTCTGCTGGATCAGTGGATAGCCTTCCCGCTAAAAGAGCTCCAAGCGATTCAACAGCGCCAGAGCATTGTCGCAAACCTTGTGGACAATCCGCAGCTACGCACCCAGCTCACCGACCAAATGAAGGAGATAGGCGACCTGCAGCGCCTCGTGGGGCGTGTCGCCATGGGACGTATCACCCCCCGCGAAGTGGTTCGCCTCGGACTCTCCATCGCCCTCATTGCACCCATACGCCAGCTAGCTCTAGACGAAGGCGAAGAGACCCTCACGGCACTCTGCTCGCTACTCGATCCCTGCACGCAACTGTGCCAGCAGATCACCTTCCAGCTCAACCCCGAGGCGCCGCAGCAGATCGGCAAGGGGATGACCATCGCCGAGGGCTTTTGCGAAGAGCTAGACCAGCTGCGACGCTTGCTTAAGTCGGGCAAGCAATACCTCGACGACCTCCTCGCTCGTGAGATCGAGCACACCGGCATCGCCAGTCTCAAGATCGGCTTCAACAATGTCTTCGGCTACTACCTCGAGGTGCGCAACACCTACAAGGAGCAAGTGCCCGAAGAGTGGATTCGCAAGCAAACGCTCGTCAGTGCCGAGCGCTACATTACCCAAGAACTAAAGGAATACGAAGAGAAGATCCTCGGCGCCGAAGATCGTATCCTAGCCCTAGAGCAGGAGCTCTTTGCGAAGCTCATTGGGACGCTTCAGCAGTTTGCCAACCAACTCCTACAAAATGCTCAGATCTTAGCGCAGCTCGATGTCCTAGCCTCGCTGGCTGCTGTTGCCGAGGCGTATGACTACTGTCGCCCCACGCTCAACGATGGGTACGACCTAGAGATCGTTGACGGACGCCACCCAGTCATCGAGCGCACCCTCCCAGCGGGGCAACCTTACATTCCCAACGATGTGAAGCTCTCTCCCATCGACTGCCAAATCATGATCATCACCGGTCCGAACATGAGCGGTAAGAGTGCCCTGCTCCGCCAGACGGCACTCATCGTAATTATGGCGCAGATGGGAAGCTTCGTGCCTGCCACCTCAGCCACCATCGGCATCGTCGACTCGGTCTACACCCGTGTGGGTGCTTCGGACAATATCGCCGTGGGCGAGTCCACCTTTATGGTTGAGATGCAGGAGGCCGCCAGCATTCTTAACAACTTGACCCCTCGCAGCTTGATCCTCTTTGACGAACTGGGGCGTGGCACCAGTACTTTCGACGGAGTCTCCATAGCGTGGGCTATCGTCGAATATCTGCACAGCACGACGCAGGGACGTGCCAAGACGCTCTTCGCCACGCACTACCACGAGCTCAACGAGCTTGCCGACCACCTCGAGCGGGTGCAGTGCTACAACGTCTCGGCACGTGAGATCGATGGCGAGATGCTCTTCCTCCGCAAGCTGGTCCCAGGCGGCTCAGCGCACAGCTTCGGCATCCAGGTGGCGAAGTTGGCCGGTATGCCCACCTGGATCGTGGCGCGAGCTGGCGAAGTGCTCCAGCACTTAGAGGCTTACCGCACCGAGAACGACCAAGCCCCCGACTCAGCCACCCCCAGCACCTCTCAGAGCGGAGGCATGCAAATGTCTATCTTCCAGCTAGACGACCCCGTCCTCACGGCAGTCCGCACCAAGATCAACGAGCTAGACATCGACAACCTCACGCCCCTAGACGCTCTCAAGCAGCTCGACACCCTCAAGCAAATGCTCAACAACTGACGCGTAGCAGCCCTCATACAAATAACCCTGTGTAGGAATACGCTTCTACACAGGGTTATTTGCTTGAAGCCTGTCGACAATGAGTTTTCCCTACAGCTTTCCAAAACCTTTCCAGCCTTGGAAACTTTGTTTTCCTACGTAGGAAATGAAAAGTTTCTCCGCTGGAACTAAAAAGTTCCAAGAGAGGAATTACTAGAGTCACTAGTAGCACTAGAGTCACTAGAGCCACTAGCCTTCTAACCTCTGATCTCTAACTTCTAATCTCTAACCTCTAGCTACTTTTTCGTATCTTTGAGGTGCCTATTATTCTGACACCTTACAGCGTATGTCCGACACCACAGCATTTACCCCCGAAGACCTCAGCTACCTCGCTGAGCGGGGCATCTCCGACAGCGAAGCGGAGCGACAGCTCAAGCTACTCGTCGAGGGGACGCCCTACCTTGTTATCGTTGACTCGGCCAAGATCGAGCGAGGCATCGTGCGCCTAGCTACTGACGAGATGGTTCAGTACCTCGACCTGTGGCACGACTACCTACAGAAGCCAGAGGCTGACGTCATCAAGTTCGTCCCGGCCTCGGGAGCAGCGAGTCGTATGTTTAAGGCTCTCTATGGCCTCCCCAAGGAAGAGCAGATCTCGCACGATGACCTGACACCTGACCAGCAGACGTTTGTGGATCATCTAGAGTCTTTTGCCTTCTATGAGAAGCTGAGCGAGACCTGTCTGCGCAACAATTGGCGCACCATGAGCAAGTTGGTCGAGAGCGAGCAGTACGGCACGATCATCGACAACCTCCTCGACACGCACGGCATGAGCTACGGCTCGCTACCTAAGGGGATGCTCCTCTTCCACGATTACCCCAATGGCACCAAGCGCACCCCTATCGAAGAGCACATGGTCGAGGGCGCACTCTATGCGCAAGACATCCACGGACGTGTACGACTACACTTCACCGTATCGCCAGAGCATCTAGAGGCTTTTCGCTCTCTCGTGGATAGACGCATCCAGAGCTTCGAGGATCTCTTCGGATGTCGCTACCAGGTGACCTATAGTGTCCAGGAGTCTAGCACCGACACGATCGCTCTAGATATAGAGCGCGGCACCCCCTTCCGCCGTGCTGATGGCACGTTGCTCCTCCGCCCCGGTGGGCACGGCACGCTCATAGGCAATCTCGGACGTCTAGACGCTTCAGTCGTTTTCATCAAAAACATTGACAACGTCACGCCCGACCATCTGAAGAGCAATACGGTACTCTACAAAAAGCTCCTCGGCGGTATCCTCCTCGCAGTACGTGACCGCATCTTCGGCTATCTACAACAACTCAAGCGCGCGAAGGTGAGCAAGGCTCTGACGGAAGAGATCTTGACCTTTCTCGATGAGACGCTCTGCATACAGATCCCGCACGCCGAGTTACTCAGCGAGGAGGAGCTGATCCCTAAGCTGATGAGCAAGCTCAATCGCCCGATACGAGTCTGCGGTATGGTGCGTAACGAGGGCGAGCCTGGCGGTGGCCCCTACCTAGTGCGCGAAGCCGACGGCACCACCTCGCTGCAGATCCTAGAGAGCGTACAGGTGGACAAGAACAACCCCGAGGCACTTGAGATGATGCGCGAGGGAACCCACTTCAACCCGGTCGACCTCTGCTGCTACATACGAGACTACGAAGGCAACCCCTTTGACCTGCACAAGTATGTCAATCCGCAGACCGCATTCATCAGTGAGAAGAGCGTCGAGGGGCGTCCGCTCAAAGCACTGGAGCATCCAGGACTTTGGAATGGAGCTATGCACGACTGGAACACGATCTTCGTCGAGGTGCCGAGCGATACCTTTACCCCTGTCAAGACGGTCCTAGACCTGCTCCGCCCGGAGCATCAGCCGCTAGCAGACTAGACCCAAACCTAGACCCAAACCCATAGATTCAAAGAATAAACAATCATATATATGCCAACAAACAATCCTACCAATCAGCGTATCGAGGCGCTCCGCCAAGCGATGCGCACGCATCATATAGATGCTTACATCATACCTAGTGGCGATGCTCATCTGAGCGAGTACACCCCCGAGCGGTGGAAGTCGCGCACCTGGATCAGTGGCTTCACTGGCTCTGCCGGCACAGCACTCGTGACGCTAGACAAAGCCTTCATGTGGACCGACTCACGCTACTACCTGCAGGCGACCAATGAGCTGCAAGGTAGCGAGATGACGCTACAACGTGGCGACGATCCAGACACCCCTACGATCCAGCAGTATCTTGCTGCCCACCTGAGCGAGGGAGCCGTCGTCGGGGTCGATGGTGCCTGCTACTCCATGGCCGAGTACGCACCGCTTGCCCAGTCGCTAGCAAACCATGGCATCAAGTTGGTCTCTCAGTATGACCTCATCGAAGAGGTGTGGAGCGACAGACCAGGCGTGCCAACCAATACGTTCTACCTACAGGATGTCAAGTTCTCAGGCGAGCGCACCCGTGACCGTCTGCAGCGTATCCGCGAGGCTTACCAGAGCTATGGTGCCGAGGCAGTCGCTATCACGATGGTCGATGAGCTCTGCTGGAGCTTTAACATCAGGGGCAACGACGTCTCTTACAATCCCGTGGGCATCGCTTTTGGTTTTATCGACAATAAGCAGGCTTATCTCTTTGCACTGCCCGAGAAGACGGTCCCCGAGCTACGTCAGATACTCAATGGCGAGGGTGTAGAGGTTCGCGATTACGACACCTTCTACGACTTCCTCAGCAAGCTGCCAGCTAACCTCAAGGTGATGGTCGATCCAAAGCGCACGACCGAGCGTGTCCGTGAGGAGCTGGGCGATCGTCCCGTCATCACAGGCGACTCGGTCATAACGCACCTCAAGTCGATCAAAAACGAGGCGGAGATAGCTGGCATCCACCGTGCTATGCACCGTGATGGTGTCGCCCTGACTCGCTTCTTCATCTGGCTCGAACAGGCTCTGAAAAAGGGCGAGTATGTCGACGAGTACACGGCCGGCGAGACGCTCCAGCAGTTCCGTGCGAAGCAGGAGTTTTACGTCAGCGACAGCTTTGGCGTCATTTGCGGCTACAAGGGACACGGTGCTATCGTGCACTACTCCGCTACGCCCGAGAGTGCCAACAAGCTTGAACCCGAAGGCATGCTCCTACTAGACAGCGGTGGACAGTACATCGACGGTACAACAGACATCACCCGTACGGTTGCTCTCGGGCCTGTCACCGACCAGCAGCGCACTGACTTCACGCTAGTCCTCAAGGGACACATAGCAATCGCTACGGCACGCTTCCCCAAGGGTACTCGCGGTAACCAGCTAGACATACTAGCTCGCAAGGCACTCTGGGATAGAGGTCTCTCCTACGGGCACGGCACAGGACATGGTGTCGGTGTATTTATGAATGTACACGAGGGTCCGCAAAACATCCGCACGGACAATAATCCGACGCCGATGCATCTGCACACTTTTACCAGCAATGAGCCTGGGCTCTATCGTGCGGACCAGTATGGTATCCGCATCGAGAGCTTGATCCTGACGGTCGAGAAGGAGCAGACCGAGTTCGGCACCTTCTACGGCTTTGAGACGATGACGCTCTGCTACCTAGACAATGCGCTCGTAGACAAGTCTCTCCTAACTGACAAGGAGATAGCTTGGTACAACGGCTATCAGGAGCATGTCTACCAGGAGCTCTCTCCCCTACTCACCCCTGAGGAGGCTGAGTGGCTACGCAATAAGACCCTACCCCTCTAATCGGTATGGCATACGAATATCCAGCAGGAAGCCTTATCCCCGTGCGGGGCTTTACGCCTCAGCTCGGGGAGGGCACCTTCGTCGCCGAGGGTGCACGCATCATCGGAGATGTAGTGATGGGCACAGGGTGCAGCGTATGGTTCAACGCAGTCTTACGTGGCGATGTCAATAGCATCCACATAGGCAATCACGTCAACATACAGGACGGTTGCACACTCCACACGCTCCACGGGCGCTCCGTATGCGAGATAGGCGACTACGCCTCACTAGGTCACAACGTGATCCTGCACGGTGCCAAGGTGGGTGCCTATGCGCTCATCGGCATGGGTGCCGTCGTCATGGACAACGCAGTGGTCGGTGAAGGCGCTATCGTAGCTGCTGGGGCGGTCGTCCTAGCCAATACGATCATCCCGCCCTACACGATGTACGCTGGCACGCCCGCTAAGTATATCAAGGATGTGCCTCCCGAGCAGAGCCAGTCGCTCAATAAGCGCACGGCACACGACTACGGCATGTATGCCGACTGGTTTATGAATCCTGAGAAATACTCTGAGGGTTCGCACGAATAGAATTTTATATCTCAACCTATACCCCATATTATGAAGTTTTTTATCGATACAGCCAATCTCGATGATATCCGCACAGCCGAAGCGCTCGGTGTCCTCGATGGCGTCACAACCAACCCCTCACTGATGGCTAAGGAAGGCATCGCTGGTGATGCAGCCTGCCGTGAGCACTACCTCAAGATCTGCAATATCGTAGACGGAGATGTCAGTGCCGAGGTGCTCAGCACCACCTACGAGCAGATGCTCCCCGAGGCACGCGAGCTAGCTGCCCTACACAAGAACATCGTGGTCAAGGTACCCTGTACCCAAGACGGTATCAAGACCATCTGCCAGCTCACCAAGGAGGGCATACGGACCAACTGTACGCTCATCTTTAACCTCGGTCAGGCTGTTCTAGCTGCTAAGGCGGGAGCTACCTATGTCTCGCCCTTTGTGGGTCGTCTCGACGACATCAGCTCGGACGGTGTCTCGCTCATCGCCGACATCGTAGAGACCTTCGAGACCTACGGCTTTAATACGCAGGTGCTCGCAGCTAGCATCCGCCACACGCAGCACATCATCGACTGCATGCGCGTCGGTGCTGACGTAGCCACCTGCCCGCTCAAGGCTATCCTCGGTCTGCTCAAGCACCCGCTCACCGATAGCGGTCTCGCAGCCTTCATCGCCGACCAAGAGCGCGTCGCCAAGCAAGGCAAGTAAACAGAGCCACTGCTGTAACGACTGGACGCACCGATTGGACTCAGACCATCGGTGCGTCCGTTCGTTTGTTGGCTGTTGGCTGTTGGCCAGTGCCTCTGCGTACGTTACTGCGCCTTGTTGGGACGCCCTCCGGCTCGACACTCGCTGTGTGTCCATCCCCCACGTCGTCCTGTAGGGACGCACGATCTGTGCGTCCATCCCCGAACCAGCCAAGACGATGCTGTAACTTTCGTTCTACAACGGACGCACAGATCGTGCGTCCCTACAGGAGTCGTTTCGTGGCGTCCCCCTAGGGACTCATTTGGAGGGTTGGGAGGCAATAGTGTCCTAAACGTTTTGCAGGATAAAGAGAAAAGGGTAGGTTTGTAATTGAGAAGAAAAACACAGCTAGTGAGAGCTGTCACAAACCACCCTTTTCAATGGCAAATATAACACTATTCGCACAAGTAATCCGACTCATACCTCGAGAAATCATCCAACGATTAGTCAAGAAGCATGGCACAGACAAGCATGCAAAAGGCTTTAACTCGTGGAGCCATTTGGTGACTATGATCTTCAGCCAATTCTCGAGTAGCGTGTCGCTACGTCAAATCTCAGAGGGGCTACAATCTGCCACGGGCAATCTCAACCACCTAGGTCTATCACGAGCTCCCTCCAAATCCAACATCAGTTACCAAAACGCCAATAGGAGTTCCCAATTCTTCCAAGATGTCTTTTATGCACTCTTCCAATATTTGGGACAGCACGGAGATCTCAAGCAGATAAAGAAACGGCTGAAGGCGAAGGTTTGTCTTCTAGACTCAACCCTAATGTCCCTATGTCTCAGTATGTATGACTGGGCTCTCTATACTCATACGAAAGGAGCCGTCAAGATGCATACAGTGCTTGATTTTGAGACACTTCTGCCTGAATTCGTCTGTATAAGCAATGGCAAGGGAGCCGACAATACGATTGCCAAAAAGCTCCCCTTTGCCCGAGGAACCATCGTTGTAGCTGATCGAATCTACAGCGATACTGAGCTTCTGAATCATTGGGACAGCACAGGTGTGATTTTCATCGTCAGAGGAAGAGACAACATCCAATTTGAGTCAATAAGGGAGAGAGATTTGCCTGATACGACATCTCAAGAGATACTGATAGATGAAGAGGTGAGACTGACAGGTGTAGAGACAGCGAGCAAGTACCCTAAGAAGATTCGTAGAATAGGCATCTACAATGTTCAAGGAGGTTACACGATTGACTTGTATACCAATGACTTTACGCATGCAGCCAGTACTGTTGCAGCGCTATATCGCTCACGTTGGAAGATTGAGATCTTCTTTAGAAACCTCAAGCAAAACCTGCATATCAAGAGTTTTCTGGGAACTTCTCAAAACGCTGTCGAGATTCAGATTTGGACGGCTCTGATTACGATTCTCTTACTTCAATATCTCAAGCGAATAGCAAAACACCCCTGGTGTCTCTCCAATTTAACAGCATCCTTGAGACTCAACACGTTCACCAAAATCGCAATAGTGTCCTAAACGTTTTGCAGGATAAAGAGAAAAGGGTAGGTTTGTAATTGAGAAGAAAAACACAGCTAGTGAGAGCTGTCACAAACCACCCTTTTCAATGGCAAATATAACACTATTCGCACAAGTAATCCGACTCATACCTCGAGAAATCATCCAACGATTAGTCAAGAAGCATGGCACAGACAAGCATGCAAAAGGCTTTAACTCGTGGAGCCATTTGGTGACTATGATCTTCAGCCAATTCTCGAGTAGCGTGTCGCTACGTCAAATCTCAGAGGGGCTACAATCTGCCACGGGCAATCTCAACCACCTAGGTCTATCACGAGCTCCCTCCAAATCCAACATCAGTTACCAAAACGCCAATAGGAGTTCCCAATTCTTCCAAGATGTCTTTTATGCACTCTTCCAATATTTGGGACAGCACGGAGATCTCAAGCAGATAAAGAAACGGCTGAAGGCGAAGGTTTGTCTTCTAGACTCAACCCTAATGTCCCTATGTCTCAGTATGTATGACTGGGCTCTCTATACTCATACGAAAGGAGCCGTCAAGATGCATACAGTGCTTGATTTTGAGACACTTCTGCCTGAATTCGTCTGTATAAGCAATGGCAAGGGAGCCGACAATACGATTGCCAAAAAGCTCCCCTTTGCCCGAGGAACCATCGTTGTAGCTGATCGAATCTACAGCGATACTGAGCTTCTGAATCATTGGGACAGCACAGGTGTGATTTTCATCGTCAGAGGAAGAGACAACATCCAATTTGAGTCAATAAGGGAGAGAGATTTGCCTGATACGACATCTCAAGAGATACTGATAGATGAAGAGGTGAGACTGACAGGTGTAGAGACAGCGAGCAAGTACCCTAAGAAGATTCGTAGAATAGGCATCTACAATGTTCAAGGAGGTTACACGATTGACTTGTATACCAATGACTTTACGCATGCAGCCAGTACTGTTGCAGCGCTATATCGCTCACGTTGGAAGATTGAGATCTTCTTTAGAAACCTCAAGCAAAACCTGCATATCAAGAGTTTTCTGGGAACTTCTCAAAACGCTGTCGAGATTCAGATTTGGACGGCTCTGATTACGATTCTCTTACTTCAATATCTCAAGCGAATAGCAAAACACCCCTGGTGTCTCTCCAATTTAACAGCATCCTTGAGACTCAACACGTTCACCAAAATCGCAATAGTGTCCTAAACGTTTTGCAGGATAAAGAGAAAAGGGTAGGTTTGTAATTGAGAAGAAAAACACAGCTAGTGAGAGCTGTCACAAACCACCCTTTTCAATGGCAAATATAACACTATTCGCACAAGTAATCCGACTCATACCTCGAGAAATCATCCAACGATTAGTCAAGAAGCATGGCACAGACAAGCATGCAAAAGGCTTTAACTCGTGGAGCCATTTGGTGACTATGATCTTCAGCCAATTCTCGAGTAGCGTGTCGCTACGTCAAATCTCAGAGGGGCTACAATCTGCCACGGGCAATCTCAACCACCTAGGTCTATCACGAGCTCCCTCCAAATCCAACATCAGTTACCAAAACGCCAATAGGAGTTCCCAATTCTTCCAAGATGTCTTTTATGCACTCTTCCAATATTTGGGACAGCACGGAGATCTCAAGCAGATAAAGA
The sequence above is a segment of the Porphyromonas vaginalis genome. Coding sequences within it:
- the uvrA gene encoding excinuclease ABC subunit UvrA, with amino-acid sequence MKRSPLNDIIIRGCRVNNLKGIDLDIPRGELVVITGVSGSGKSSLAFDTLYAEGQRRYVDSLSSYARQFLMRMKKPECDQIKNLPPAVAIEQRVISRNPRSTVGTSSEIDDYLRVLMARVGKLYSPISGELVKRHTVADVVEAAHQIPTDSKLYILADLYPPEGRRLIEHLMLLQGQGYNRVLIDDTIYRIEDVSNKELREAKQVQLIVDRLTVRTGDDSYESRLGDSIEIALYEGRETCALRWQDSAGAWSSEGRRNFSARFEADGRTFTEPTPDLFNFNSPAGACTVCGGFGSILGIDPERVIPDDSLSLYEGCVDCWRGAKSSEWAKAFMHEAKRFDFPIHTPYAELTQEQRDLLWHGHEGGGWGKGTLYGIDDYFAMLQKDVYKIQNRVRLAHYRGKSECYACHGGRLKEDALLFTYMGKNFHQIGQMSIREALTFFAQELENPEEAKIAERPLKEIRNRLRTLDGVGLGYLTLDRRSNTLSGGESQRINLATRLGNSLVGSMYILDEPSIGLHDRDTDRLIAVIKELRDQGNTVIVVEHDELTIRAADYLIDMGLDAGRLGGEVIYHGKPSDITSKTPGYTAAYLTGREEIPVPKHRRPVQRKLTMHRVHKNNLKGFDVDIPLFNMTVVTGVSGSGKSTLISDLLVEELQRIINARPRETQSRMLTGDVDLVEQVLYVDQNSVGRSTRSNPVTYIDAFTPIRELYADQPLAKQMGYKPYFFSFNKEGGRCEVCKGDGVVEVPMQFMTDITLVCDACEGKRFQKNILEVTYHGVNIYDLLEMTVDQAIEFFTKYPADQTTSIIRLLEGLQRVGLGYLQLGQNSSTLSGGENQRLKLAYYLGRDHEPHTLFVFDEPTTGLHFHDISTLLAAFRDLIDQGHSVLIIEHNMEVIKSADYIIDLGPDGGDKGGQLVVAGTPEEVAACPDSITGHYLKEKLKPRKA
- a CDS encoding MerR family transcriptional regulator; translation: MDSKKLYYSHREVADMLEEAQSTVRYWVNTFAVQVRRSSTGRLKYSQDNLRELQVIRHLLRESNLTIDGAKATLRHTPQEAEQRAEAIAQLKAVRDELVELRQLIEQIERYTSASEVRDRLRQEGLL
- the mutS gene encoding DNA mismatch repair protein MutS yields the protein MMRQYLQFKKKHPDAILLFRVGDFYETFSDDAIEASKILGITLTKRANGAAQHVELAGFPHHALDTYLPKLVRAGKRVAICDQLEDPKLTNKLVKRGITEIVTPGVVTTDNVLQSKQNNFLAAVYPEAKGENRYGLALLDLSTGEFYATECTDQVLAKLISGYNPKEILIERKHRDHLQRLLQPEGHLSDYDDWIFSESNNRERLLQHFGTLSLKGFGIDTLPLAITAAGAVLHYLDMTKHTEIGHITRIVRIDEQRHVRIDGFTAHSLELTTPMNAGGTTLRQILDQTVTPMGARLLDQWIAFPLKELQAIQQRQSIVANLVDNPQLRTQLTDQMKEIGDLQRLVGRVAMGRITPREVVRLGLSIALIAPIRQLALDEGEETLTALCSLLDPCTQLCQQITFQLNPEAPQQIGKGMTIAEGFCEELDQLRRLLKSGKQYLDDLLAREIEHTGIASLKIGFNNVFGYYLEVRNTYKEQVPEEWIRKQTLVSAERYITQELKEYEEKILGAEDRILALEQELFAKLIGTLQQFANQLLQNAQILAQLDVLASLAAVAEAYDYCRPTLNDGYDLEIVDGRHPVIERTLPAGQPYIPNDVKLSPIDCQIMIITGPNMSGKSALLRQTALIVIMAQMGSFVPATSATIGIVDSVYTRVGASDNIAVGESTFMVEMQEAASILNNLTPRSLILFDELGRGTSTFDGVSIAWAIVEYLHSTTQGRAKTLFATHYHELNELADHLERVQCYNVSAREIDGEMLFLRKLVPGGSAHSFGIQVAKLAGMPTWIVARAGEVLQHLEAYRTENDQAPDSATPSTSQSGGMQMSIFQLDDPVLTAVRTKINELDIDNLTPLDALKQLDTLKQMLNN
- a CDS encoding DUF4301 family protein; translation: MSDTTAFTPEDLSYLAERGISDSEAERQLKLLVEGTPYLVIVDSAKIERGIVRLATDEMVQYLDLWHDYLQKPEADVIKFVPASGAASRMFKALYGLPKEEQISHDDLTPDQQTFVDHLESFAFYEKLSETCLRNNWRTMSKLVESEQYGTIIDNLLDTHGMSYGSLPKGMLLFHDYPNGTKRTPIEEHMVEGALYAQDIHGRVRLHFTVSPEHLEAFRSLVDRRIQSFEDLFGCRYQVTYSVQESSTDTIALDIERGTPFRRADGTLLLRPGGHGTLIGNLGRLDASVVFIKNIDNVTPDHLKSNTVLYKKLLGGILLAVRDRIFGYLQQLKRAKVSKALTEEILTFLDETLCIQIPHAELLSEEELIPKLMSKLNRPIRVCGMVRNEGEPGGGPYLVREADGTTSLQILESVQVDKNNPEALEMMREGTHFNPVDLCCYIRDYEGNPFDLHKYVNPQTAFISEKSVEGRPLKALEHPGLWNGAMHDWNTIFVEVPSDTFTPVKTVLDLLRPEHQPLAD